The Rhipicephalus microplus isolate Deutch F79 chromosome 4, USDA_Rmic, whole genome shotgun sequence sequence TCCGGCCTGCGACTACCATATTTTCGCGTTAACAGGGGATAAGCCATCACCCACAAGTCCTGATTTGGGCCAAACTACTTTCGACACCATGACGAAAATGATCGCATTAGACTTCCCGGCTAAATTTGTGCACACTCTTCGTAACCTTCTTGCTTCATATCAAGACATATATGACCTTAATGACCGACCACTGGGCCAGACAATCATTGGgaagcatcggatcaacaccggcgACGCTAACCCAATACAGCGACATCCCTATAGTGTTTTTTCTACTGAGTGTCAAATCATACAAAGAGAAGTTGACAAGATGCTTGCCCAGAACATCATTGAACCATCTTTAAGCCCTTGGGCTTCCCCTGTCGTGCTCGTCAAAAAGGACAACAGCGGGCGCTTTTGTGTCAATTATCGAAACCTCAACAAGGTAACAAAAAAATATGTGTACCCCCTACCGcgtatagatgacgcccttgactctCTCAGAGGTGCGAAGTATTTCTCTTCGATAGACCTTCATTCGGGGTACTGGCAGATTTCAGTTGATGACATGAAccatgaaaagacggcatttattacaccgaTGACCTTTAgcagtttaaagtgatgccattcaggttatgcaatgccccagctacatttgaacgaatgatggatgCTCTACTGCatggtttcaagtggtcaatatCCTTATGTACAATATGTCAATATTGGTCAATATGCAACGTACAAATTAACCAGTATAAACAACAAACTTCTCAAGTGCGTTCTAAGCTCTCGAAAAAACTCCCTCGTCACAGGTGCACGGTGCAGTCGGAGTGTCTGAACGCATCCGCTGGCACCGACTAACAGAGCTTGTTGCGGTGGCTGTCACTGGACACACAGCATAGCATCAACTTGCAGTTCATCGCGCCTTAGAATCTACCACGTTCGGACACGACCACCGTAAGTCTCAcgtgtctttttctttctttttttatcctaTGTGAATCACAGAATGATAAACACtgttgttgcttccttcctttccAGGTGAAGATGGCCATCAACCGATTGCCCCAGCAGCACGGTGGCACCCACTACGAGTGGTTGTTTGGACACAGCACTCCAATTCAGGCGAGGGCCACGCAGCACGGACTTGCCTGCTCCACACCTGCCATGCCCGACAGGCTGCTGATACCTGCTGGGTCGGGTAAGCACTAATGAGCTAGTTCGATTAAGGAGGTTTAAATAGAATTGGTGGAGTGGATATTGTGCCTCAAGAGCTACGCTGTGCCCCCCCCCAAAAGAACAAGTTACAGTCCCACGGCGTTGAAGGAAAATGCTTCACTTTTGCCGAACGCCAGGGCATTGTCTTGCCACATAGCTCCCCCACCCTCTCCAACCACAATATGGCAGCCAACCACAAGGCAAAATGCTAGCGCTCATAGAAAATTTCGTGTCCCACAAGTCTTTGATGTTGAATTTACAGTTTGGTTCACATTTAAAGCGAACACCTCGTAGTATTCAAAGCACCATAGTAGCTGACGTTTAATAATATATGTACTATTCTGCTTACGAAGACCATGATTGTGCATCTCATAACGAACATCTTGCTCGCGAATTCAAATAAGTGGTTCAGTTTTACCAGCTTGCAGAGGTGTTCACCTGAGGTGGAGTCGACCCTGTATATGTTGGAAGTCACATACAACTGCATTCAAAGTTTTCAAGACGGTTTGCATGTCCCATTCACCAAGTGTACAGCAAACAAAGCTTACCAGTTCCTGAAGTGCATTTTATTCTCTTTTCAAGCTCGTTATTCGAGCTTGTAATGACAGCCGCCTGTATTGTATCTGCCGCCTGTATGTTAACGTGGATGTAACGTTGTACATCCAGTCCAGCAAAACAAACACTGACTACCTGCACAGACAGTTCACTTTCTACGACTGCTTCATCCATAAAACGTTAATCTATTCAATGTGTGGATATATGTTGAACACATCATTATACTGCtacaaaaagaataaaaaagtgtGCCACAAGTATAAAATATATTGAAACAAGTTCGACACAGTGAAAACCATAGGACACTGAAGCTGTAAGGGTGCGAGTGTTATGTGTTCAAGCATCGTTATCACTTCATTTCACCCTCTGGTCATGTGGTCTGCGTTAGGACTACACTACTGCTCCTAGTATGACAGTGCAGGGTAGAATTCGACAGCTTCGCAGTAAAATTCTCTACTTTGAATAAATATGGTAGCGCTCATTTCAATTCCTGGTCCCAGACAAAATCTCGAAGGCTGTGACTGAACAAGTTAGTGCATCATGGGAAAGCGAAACCAATTAAGTTTCATGACCGAGTCGCTTAATTTTATTGTCAAGCTGACAGGCATCGCAAGTCAACAGCAGACACTGGAAAGCTGCAGCTGGCACATACAGAGAAGTACATCCGCAAAAGAGCTCGCCGCAATGGAGGCTGTTACAGTAAAGGGGCATTGTTGTCGTGGGGTTGAGCGTTtcgtaagcccccccccccccccccacacacacacacacacacacacacacacacacagttcgCGAGGCTATTCACTTCTCGTCTTGAATACTTGGACGTATAAAACGTAAATCCTAATCCTGCTCTCGTCGTGCCCGCAATTGCATGACTATTTCTTCTTGTAATCGCTCGCTCGTCAGCGGCAGTGGGGCTGCTTAATTGCACGCTCATCATAAACGCTAATGGATTGCCTCAATGCACATGCTTGCCTTCCCAATCAGATTGTGTGAGAGTTTCTCTCCTTGCTTCGCAAATGCTCAGCGTGCGTGACAAGCGCCTTCGCCTGCAACTGGTGCTTTAGCGAGAACACCTGCACGTAGAACGCTACCTCGTGCTCTAGAAATGTCATCAGCAGAAAGAACATGAGTGCACACACACAACACTCTAATTCGTCGACGCTGTCATCGTCATGGTGTGGCCGTCTAAAAGAACTGCGCGGTCACTCTCTCACTTGTGGCTCGTGCGCGACAAGCTCGGCAGGCAGGGCGCATGCCCGTAGAAGACCGGCTGCGCTTCCGCCGCTCCGGAGTTAGTCGCTTGGTTGCTCCAGGCGATGGATGCTGCTAGATTGGTTGCGATTggttaggtaaaaaaaaaaatgacggcgGCTGTCCGAGCTGTGTATGGCCCTCACTTAACCATCGCAACACGAGGATGAGTTCCTTGCTTGTGCAATATTTATAGCGCCCCTGTATAGATGAGAAAAGTGGCGCTGCCGAGCATCCTGTTACGCCTGGGATTCTACAccaaacgtcaatgcctctgcaaaggcaatctgtgtcaaggccagcagtCAAGCCCGCCTAAcgtgatcaactcaacgacgtcatcaagtggcAGCACCGGTCGGTCacacaacgcacagcgagctccctcagcccacgagcccgttgaagcaatcggcgccttctaGTCTGGCGAaccttacgcaatgcgtggcaacgtcactcgtctttgggtgcaaccacgcgcagggGCTCCGTATTTGGTGAGCATGACGCGGGCCAGCGGCAAGCCCTATTAGAGGATTCtaacatcacggccagcggcgcttcttgtTGGACATTGGTGACTCAAAGGATCCatccggtgcctataaaaaaagccctgcagcgcttcgccagcagtagaccttatgtgtcagagaagcctctcgttgctTTGAGCCCCTTTTGCAGTCGGCGCGTCCGGTGtctttggcagcggcgagtttcgtggcgcccttcgtaaccttatCGGCGGTGCGCTTCCTAACAGAGAGGAGCCGACGGATgggtgcgagagaagacatctcggctcttcgagtccctaagctgtcggtcCCAGTACCGAATCTGTAACGCCTccatttctatgctgtacataaaccttgccttaactcaccgtcgtctcgtctgcttgtctatcagctctgcgcataagcagtcgcgagctgagtaacacgctaccgaacggctggtgaccttggcggcggagttcggaacagtggtgccttcgggaccatgttggcgtcacCTTCGTAACAATACGTATGCAATCTGTTCTTGCTGCAACTGTGTGCGGCCTTCAGTTAGGCCCGATAGTGGGCACTGATCAACTGACAAAAGCGGGTGACTCAGCTCCTCTCGTTAGCGTTTTGAATTACGTATTTCATGGCATCGTAGTCATTTACCCCTTGCCTTTTGACATGCGCTAATTTACATTTACAACAGGGGATGAAAGGGTAACGAGTTTGTGAGGCTCAGACGATTTGATCGCATGTATAGATTAACGTGCCCAAGCACCAAGTCAGAAAAGTGCCGAAGCCGCATGTCTGTTGTTTATTTTAAGCATTCTGGTCGGCAAGCTCCTCCATGTGCATTGCCCGCAAACCCTGGCACTGCTATGATGTGGGGGCTTGGGGTAGTGAAGTGGTCATCACTTCAGAAATTTACCCCCCCTCCCTTCATTAGCATCCAACTCTCCCTTTAAACCTTTTAGTCAGGCCTCTCCCTACTTTCTTCATTGTGATATAACTATTTGTACCAGTTGGCACATGTCCATAGAAAGCTGGATACAGTGCAAACTGGACATAGATGGGTAGAATCAGCCTCTGCACTGTGGTTCCCATGGGTTCTGGTTTTCTGCCCTCCACtctcccgaaaaaaaaataaatcactaCTCCGGATAAACTCATGGTGCATCATTTGGGAGGGAATGGTGGTGTATATTCCGAAGCTCCTTCCATTGTAAACTCTGGCCTCGTTACCTTGACTAAAggaggaggaaggacagggaagTTAGTCAGTTTAGACCTAAAACTTCATTGTCGCTTGTATGGTACAAGAATGGTGGGTCTCATCATGTATTATTGCTTTTTGTGCGATACGTGATTCCGGGGAACAATTCGGCCAACTCACTGCCCGCCTGTACCTACCCAGCAGAGTCCACAGGACTCTGATGAAAAAAGGCCAGCACTGCACAAGCCCCGCGTGACACCTCTCTCTGCTTTATGTGGTCCCTCTGTGTGACGTCCCTGATAGAAAGGTTGTAACACCTTCGTTCTGATTGTCCCTTTCGCAGAACAACTTCCACTGCGTGCTGGACATCGAAGGCAGGCGCTAACGGGTGCAGGCGAGGTTTCTCAACAACAAGATCATCTGCTCCCAGGCTGTGGTAAGCACCGGATTCAGTTTTATGTCCTTCAAAAAATTAGTTGTCGCAGCTTAGTGACCATTGTGGGCCTCGGGAAGCTCCGTACTGTGTTGATTTTTTAGGAAAGTAGCGGATGCCTCTGTTGCCCTAGTTATGTCCCAGAAAGACCAAGTTAGAGGCACCAAACTCACTTTTAGAAATGTTGATGTCGATGCTGTGGTCAGATAGTCAGTGTAGGAAAGAATGAAGATGTTGTAAATGCTCTTCAGCAGATTTACTGGCTACCAACAAGTCGTCAACGTAGGCAAAGACGAAGGAAAGACCACACGTGATTGTGTCAGTGAAACGTTAAAATGACTGAGCGGCGTTCCTGAGACCAAATGGCACTCATAGAAACTTGGAGAGTCCGAAAAGTGTAATGGCAGTCTCGACTCAGCCATGGAAAGTTGTGGTAGGCGCGGACAAAGTATATCTTCGAAGAGATGGTGGGGCCGTGCAGAGCAGTGGCAAAGTCTTGTATGTTGGGTAACAAATACCAATTCGAAATGCTGTTACTGTTTAGAAATTAGTAGTCTCCAGTCACCCAATTTCTTGGGCACGATATGGAGTGGAGCTGCCCAGTTACTTGCGGATGGGCAAATGATTCCTAATTCCTGCATATGTTCAAATTCTGCACATTAAACTTTGAGCTTGTCTGGAGCAAGTCGGATTGGTTGGAAAAAGGCAGGAGGTCTAGAGGTTATGGTGTGGTGACGTTTGTCGTCGCACACTGGTCTTTATCAAATTCGGCGGTGCGGTGATATCCGGGAATTCTCATTGCAAAGCCGCGAAGGGTTCATTGGAAACCCTAGCACAAGAGAGAGCTATATTTTTGGTTTCTGGCGCAGCAATACCTTTCACAGAGAGGTAAGTTGTCGCGTCGACTATGAGGCTATGGTCGGGGAGAAAAATCAGCACCGATAATGGCAGGAGGAACGTCGGCAGCCATGAACAGCCAGCAAAATTGTCTTCATAGTCCCAGATTGAGTGTAAGCAAGCGTTGTCGAAAAACTGGAATGCGTGTAGTATTCACAGCTTGCAAGTGTGGGACGCTGTATGAGAGCCATCCCACAGACAACAGGATGCGTCGATGGCTGAGAACAAAAGAACATTAATGGAATCAGTATATGTCTGAGGAGGGGAAATGGCGCTAACTATGTCGGTGACTATGTCGTCGCTATGACGCACGCAGCGATGCCAAAGGCCACATCTCCCTTTCTTTCTTGAAAGAAGATGGCTTGACTCAGCACTTTGCAACAAAGTATCGTGGCTTTTGGCATTTTCTAGTACAACAACTTAGTGGTTGGGGTTGTGGTCTCAAGAGCTGTGGCGATGAATTTGCTGGTTAGCTGTGGGCTCGGATATGCTCTCAGTTGCGGCGCAACTCTTCACCATCTTCTTTGGCCACGACATACGATCTCAGTGTTGGTTCTTCGGAGAATACAATTGCTGGATGCTACTCAAAAATTCGGCTGTTAAACACTGCGACTTCGGATCCAGGATGTAAATGTGCTAGATCTCTTGTGCCTTTGTTGTAGTACGTCTTCTGTTGCTAGCGGATCTCCCTAAGTCTTGCCATCACCTGCTTGAGAGGCACTGTCTTGGGCTCTAGTAGCTTGGTTTGGACAGGCAGCTGTGTAGTTGTTCATCTTTTGATTGTCTCTTGGAGATTGTCTCTTGGAGTGCTTCTCTACTCTAGTAAAGAATTGTAAAACCCTACGGTCTCGTAAGCAGTTTTATGAAGAAGTTTCTTCGCCTCTTGGACGGCTCGTCTCCCCATGGATAGTGCGGACTCGATGTGGTGTGCTCGATGTCACACTGACTCATGTACTCAGCAAATTTGTGGATGTTAAACAGTGGTTCATAGTCGTTGATAAGCTTACGAGGAAGACCGTAACTGGTGAATACTACTTAGCAAAACATGATGACGGCTTCAACAGTCGTGTGCTTTAAGAGTCGAATCTAGAAATAAAACGAGTAGAAGTCGACAGTGACCCCATATTCCTCTCCTTCGCGTCAGAAGAAATCGTTGCCAACTGTTTGCCAGGGTAGTTCGGGTGCTTTGTCACTCATCATCGGCACTCGTTGGTTCCTGGACTTATGTTTCCTGCAGAGTGCACAATGATCTGCTTTCTCTTGAATGTCTGCTgacatgccaggccaaaagatAACATCTCAGGCACATAGTTTCACCTTTTCTGCTCTTCCATGAGCTGCATGCAGGAGGTCTAGGACATGGTTCCTCATGCAGCAGGTAATAATCAGTCAGTTGGATTAGAAGAAATAACATCGACATGGATCTCGTCACAGTACGGCCAGTAAGCTCGAATTAGTTCACGAACTGGCCTTTTGTCCTCTGCCTGTGTAGTACTCGCATATTTCTTCAGGGTACATAGGTCGTCGTCGTGACTTGTCTCACGCTTGTTCTGCTGCAGTTTTTTGGTGGAGACTGACAACTTTGCATGATATTTACTTGGAAGTGTTCTTTTTCCGGCACTTTTTCTTTTTGATGGAAACCGAGACAAGGCATCTGCTATAAACATCTCGGTTCCTGTTTTGTACATTATCTGAAGCGAATACTTCTGGAGTGTCAGTCGCATCCTTTGAAGACGTAATGGACACTGGTGGAGCGGTTTCTTGAAGATCGCCTCGAGTGGGCGGTGGTCACTTTCCACGGAGATGCTTGGCTATGCATAGTCGTGAAATCTGGTGCATCGATGTACAATGGCTAACATCTTCTTTTCAATTTATGCTTACTTCTCTTGTGTTTCTGTTAGTGAGAAACAAGAGTAAGCTAAGGGGTGTCCGTTCTGCAGAATGACTGCTCCTACTCCATGTTGGCTGGCATCTACTTGTAGCACAATGGGCTGTGTCTTGTCATAGTATGCCAGGACCGGTGCTTGAGACAAGGCTTTTCGCAGGCTCCTAAAGCTTTGTTGCTGCGCCTCTGTCCATACCCATGCGTTGTCTTTCTTCAGTAAGTCACGCAGTGGAGCACTTATCTTCGACAGGTTCAGGATAAATCTGGCAACAAAGTTTGCCATTCCGAGGAATGTCTTGAGTTGCGTAGCGTTCTCTGGGACTCGAACTGCGAGAATCGCTTCTGCTCTTTTCGGGTTAATCGAGAGTCTTTGGTCGGTCAGCCTGAACCCTAGATAGCGTTACTCTATGTTAGTCACGACGTCCTCAAGTGCCAGAATGTGGTAGTGCTCTCGCTTAAGTACCATGTTAAGGTCGACAGGATCCAAGCAAATCCTTATGTTGTCTTTCTAACATTTGGCTTGCCCATTAAGTCGGTTCGGTGACAGGTGCAAAACTACATTTGCTTACATTCTGTCTAGTTCGGCCTTGACCTTTTCACGGAGAGCTAGTGCAATGCTGTGGGCAGGCTTGACTATGCCTTGAAACCCCTTGTGCAGGTTTATGTGGTAAGCCACACCACGTAGCTCGCCAAGTCCCTTGAATGTGTCAGCAAATGGTTTTGCCACTTCATAAAGTTGGTTCTCTGTAGTTGTGAATGTGGCCAAAAGTTGGACGAGTCCTAGCTTCTGAGACAGTTTACCGCTGAAAGTTGTTGGCACATGTTCTTGCACAAGGAAAAATGTGCTTGAGCAGATCCGTGTTTGCTTATAGTACCTTGTAGGGTCACTCTTCCCATTGGTTTTTTCTTCTGCCCAAAAAATGAATTTATCAACGTGTTGTTTGCTTACGGTTGCGTGCTTGTAACTGTTTACAGTTGCTTGAGTGAAATAACTGAACAGTTCGCTCTGGTGTCTAAGTTGCAGAGCACTGGTTTGCCCTCAATTTTGATGTTGGCCTTCCGAACTCCACTCGTTTGCATGTGGGTTTGCGAGACAGCATGAAAAAAGTAATTTTCTTCACATTCGAGGCTGTCAACGTTTCGGGTCTTTATCTGTGTCACGCTCCTCTTGCTGGGCTTCTTTGACCAACAGACATTAGCGACATAGTTGCGTTTCTCGCACTTCTTGCCTACTGTGCGGCACAACTGATTCTTGTGAAACGCGTATCCACATTTCTTGCATGTGTTGTCATTTTGGACGAAGTCCACCTCTTCAGGGAAGTCCGGGCGGTTGCCAGTGTTTCCGTGACTTCCTTGGGTCGTTTTCTGTATCTCTTCTATTTTCTCTTTTCTTCGTTCTCGCGTGCAACAAATTTTGACGAGCTTGTGAAAATCTAGGTTGTCCTTGATTAACTGGATTTGTAGACTTGTCTTTTATACCTAAAGAAGTCGACAAGCTATTCAGGACTGTTGGAGCTGTGGTCAGAACACGTGGCCTGACCATCAGCTAGCCACCTGAGAAGTGAAATTTTAAAGAAGCTTACAGCTCTTGAAGCACTAAAAAACATGTACCACCCCTTCACAGCACGCGAAGCTGTTTGTTGAGCAAAATTTTGCTGGGAAGTTACTGGCAAACGCACCACTACTCCACTTGCTCAAGAATATAGGCAAGTTGAGAAGCAGGACAGATATACTGAGTTGCACTTTAAATGTGCCTTCTACTGGAGGGTCTAAAACTACGAACAAAAAATATAAACGATGTTTCCAATTCTTTTCGAAGATACTGAGTACAGAATACAGAACGCAGTCGAAACCAAAGCCAAAAATTCGCCAGTTGGcaaaaagtagccaccagtgCCAACCCTGGCCGGAAAAGCAAACAAGGTTGCATTATCGACGCTTTAACTCTCTCTGTCACCTTCGTCAATGCATCAGGTCATTCCAGGCCGGCAGTGTCTCAACACTCACCAGTGGCGTAGCTGGGTGGTGGCACTCCAGGCCCGTTCCCTCCCCTTAAAAGCATATTTTTGCCATACATACATagcgcaaaatgaccatttgcctgcccGGCTCTCACATTAAATAAAAGAGGTGCCCCtcctcccccgaaaaaaatttctgcataCAACCCTGACTTACACGCATGTCTTACATGCGTGTCTTGCATGCATGTCTTACACGCAGGGAAGGCCTCGTTCATTCCATTCAGGCGGCGACAAGCTCGCTAAAGCTCTATCCACAGGACGAACCATATCGCGATTCCAGCCCGAGGATTGCTTACTACGCTACCATACATCAGCTATGCCCGCTTCGGTCCACGGAAACGAAGCAAGCCCAGATCGCTGTTAGGATTCTGAGGCATCAATGCCGAAGTCCTTGCTTGTAGCGTGATTTCTTTCCTGTCGTGTGAATGCTGGCTGCGGAGGGATCCGAATTACGTCACATGTCAGGTTACTGATCTGTTCGCGATCACGTCTGTCTAGTGAGTACAGCTTTAAGAATCAAGACATTTTAGCACGTCATTGTTCATTGTAGCACCCTAGCAACGTCTATGAcacacagatgaaaaaaaatacagaataaTAAATAGGCTGGCAAGCTTGTTTGGGTTTTTATTGATGTAAAGTGGAAGCGCTAGAACGAATACAGAGAATGAGATCAAGACAGGACAGGTGCTGTCATGCTGCGGCAGAACATAAAtgtgaaacaaaaaataattCATCCAGGTTCACATCGTAAGGGCCATCAGACAGCGAAGGTGTTAGCGAGCGACTGTATTTGATTGGCAGTACGAGATCACGTGCATCATCATCATTTAATATGCTCATTTCGTTCTGTTCAATTTCTTATTCACCACCCTCCTACGGatacctactactactattacgactactactactactacactacTAGTACGACTACTACAACTATTACTACTGTACTACTACTGGTACGACATTGacaactgctactactactatgtCGACAATGAAGATGACAGTCAGCAAGCACAAAATCTATCTTTTAGGCGAGCATTTATAAAAGAACCTTAGCTTAAGTTTTTTAAAACTCCTGTACAATCTACATCTGTTGTAAGGACACGAAAACGGTAACTGGGTGAAAGATGACTACATGATTGGGTTTTTGAATACCGGCATAGTTTGCTTATCAAACACACATACGATTGGCTTTTTAATGTGGACCTTACTGCTGAACGACGTCTGCAGATTTGGTGTTTCGAGCGTCTAAGCACCATTATTGAACATATTGTACACATAGATGGGCAATCTTCAGGATTTATTCCCTTGTGTGCCAATATTCAGTCATTGTGCTCAGATGTGGAAACATCAAGCGAGCAGCCTATTGGATTGTTTGTTACTAAGAGCACGTGTAAGCTAAGGCGCTTTCTGTTCGATTGATTTTGCACTTATGGCCGCTCTCTTCATACATTCTGCAATATTTGAATATTGCTGAAAGTTCTTTACTGTAGTAATGGGCATCTGATGCAGCAAGCATTCTGGGGGTAATGATGTGCTGCAGAGATGCATGTCAAATTAAATACCTTAAGAAATAGGAATAAAATTTTGAAATACGAATTCTCTTCGTAATTTTGtaatttagctttttttttttctgggtaaggggccagtcaagctgtgacatgcagctttctttttctcttagcACCAAACCACGCGTGCAGTGTTCTGATGTGCTTGTCACGCAGCTGAGTAAACTCGAGCGGAAACGGACCCCTGGGCTTTTGTTGGTGACGTAGCTCCACAGCACATCATTACTCTGTCTGCCACAGCAACCAGCCCCAGTAGACGCACTTCTGAACATTATCTCAACATGTTCCAGTTGTGCGATAAACAAAGCTAGTTACGCGTGCTTCATCCTGCTAACAGGTTCAAATCACAACAAAAGGGGTAATACTCGCCGAAAGCTTCAGAGAAAACACTCTCCTTAGTGGTTTGACGTACCTTTATGGGAAAAGGCCTCGGAGAAATGTCCAGTGACTGTCGAGAGAGCTGTGCTTAAATCTAAGGACATGGGAGCATGTTTGAAAGTTTCGCTGAAGCTCACCAAAAAGATACCGACTGAAGCGGCCGACTACGACACCACTTACAAAGACaggctgtcagcctcttctgtccatgTCTAATTTGGTGGCCTTCAACCAAGTTTTCTAACATGTAC is a genomic window containing:
- the LOC119172633 gene encoding uncharacterized protein LOC119172633: MAINRLPQQHGGTHYEWLFGHSTPIQARATQHGLACSTPAMPDRLLIPAGSEQLPLRAGHRRQALTGAGEVSQQQDHLLPGCAHSSEFEPSGAVKDLNAYATKYREQVLMGLQGDLHCRKLHPSYKLLNMACTLEGEQTSLC